The Apis mellifera strain DH4 linkage group LG16, Amel_HAv3.1, whole genome shotgun sequence genome has a segment encoding these proteins:
- the LOC410658 gene encoding LIM/homeobox protein Lhx3 isoform X5 has translation MTMISLEMLGREALPLEGMYRRAHQDVLTPPHDRPESQNVRRNGSNGGNVANVATFEPAPRHEMHPLDQPAVDLGLPANLPEILYSSIPKCGGCQEAILDKYVLRVLERCWHARCLTCRDCGARLTDKCFARNGHVFCKDDFFKRFGTKCAGCGQGLAPSQVVRRAQELIYHLTCFSCALCSRQLDTGDEFYLMEDRKLVCKPDYEQAKAKELADGGSIDGDQPNKRPRTTITAKQLETLKLAYNTSPKPARHVREQLSQDTGLDMRVVQVWFQNRRAKEKRLKKDAGRTRWSQYFRSMKGTGAGGHSPRHDKLLEKDELKVDLDSTFGHHDLSNDSYGTVVNMGLDGEGASPGGGGNGAGGGPPRGYLGATTPPYLSTSRSPSLPPQFPYPPDAGLSVYTTLGGAGGMVPGPASDLSNESSGGGGGGGGGGGGGYPDFPPSPDSWLGEPPPPHAHHHSHYGT, from the exons ATGACTATGATAAGTCTGGAGATGTTGGGCCGCGAGGCTCTACCTTTGGAAGGGATGTATCGGCGCGCTCATCAAGATGTCTTGACACCGCCGCACGATAGGCCAGAGTCTCAAAACGTCCGGCGGAACGGTAGCAACGGGGGGAACGTTGCGAACGTTGCCACTTTCGAGCCAGCTCCTCGCCACGAGATGCACCCTCTGGATCAACCGGCCGTGGACCTCGGTTTGCCGGCCAATCTTCCCGAAATCCTCTACT CTTCGATACCGAAATGCGGAGGATGTCAGGAAGCGATTTTAGACAAATATGTTCTGAGGGTTCTCGAGAGGTGTTGGCATGCGAGGTGTCTCACGTGCAGGGATTGCGGAGCAAGATTGACCGATAAATGTTTTGCAAGGAACGGCCACGTTTTCTGCAAGGATGACTTCTTCAA GCGTTTCGGGACGAAATGCGCGGGCTGCGGCCAAGGATTGGCACCGTCTCAAGTCGTGCGCAGGGCGCAAGAGTTGATCTATCATCTCACTTGTTTCTCGTGCGCCCTTTGCTCTCGACAGTTGGACACGGGGGACGAGTTCTATCTGATGGAGGATAGAAAGCTCGTTTGTAAACCCGATTACGAGCAGGCCAAGGCGAAAG AATTGGCAGACGGAGGGAGCATAGACGGCGACCAACCGAACAAAAGGCCGAGGACCACGATCACGGCGAAACAATTGGAGACGTTGAAATTGGCGTACAACACCAGCCCTAAACCAGCGAGACATGTGCGGGAACAACTCTCTCAGGACACAGGGCTGGACATGCGCGTCGTTCAAGTCTGGTTTCAAAATAG AAGAGCAAAAGAGAAGAGACTGAAAAAGGATGCCGGCAGAACGAGATGGTCTCAATATTTTCGAAGTATGAAAGGAACAGGGGCCGGTGGACATTCACCTAGGCACGATAAGCTTCTCGAAAAGGATGAACTCAAGGTCGATTTAGATTCCACTTTTGGTCACCATG ATTTGAGTAACGACAGTTACGGGACAGTGGTGAACATGGGATTAGACGGCGAAGGTGCGAGTCCAGGTGGGGGCGGAAATGGGGCAGGAGGGGGCCCTCCACGTGGTTATTTAGGCGCGACGACCCCCCCTTATCTCTCAACGTCCAGATCACCGTCCTTACCACCTCAATTTCCGTATCCACCGGACGCTGGCCTCTCGGTCTACACCACACTTG GAGGCGCGGGTGGGATGGTGCCAGGGCCGGCGTCGGATTTGAGCAACGAATCGAGCGGAGGCGGCGGAGGCGGCGGAGGTGGCGGTGGAGGTGGTTACCCGGACTTTCCACCCTCGCCCGATTCATGGCTCGGCGAACCACCACCTCCACACGCTCACCACCATTCCCACTACGGCACATAA
- the LOC410658 gene encoding LIM/homeobox protein Lhx3 isoform X4, translating to MTMISLEMLGREALPLEGMYRRAHQDVLTPPHDRPESQNVRRNGSNGGNVANVATFEPAPRHEMHPLDQPAVDLGLPANLPEILYSSIPKCGGCQEAILDKYVLRVLERCWHARCLTCRDCGARLTDKCFARNGHVFCKDDFFKYGRRFGTKCAGCGQGLAPSQVVRRAQELIYHLTCFSCALCSRQLDTGDEFYLMEDRKLVCKPDYEQAKAKELADGGSIDGDQPNKRPRTTITAKQLETLKLAYNTSPKPARHVREQLSQDTGLDMRVVQVWFQNRRAKEKRLKKDAGRTRWSQYFRSMKGTGAGGHSPRHDKLLEKDELKVDLDSTFGHHDLSNDSYGTVVNMGLDGEGASPGGGGNGAGGGPPRGYLGATTPPYLSTSRSPSLPPQFPYPPDAGLSVYTTLGGAGGMVPGPASDLSNESSGGGGGGGGGGGGGYPDFPPSPDSWLGEPPPPHAHHHSHYGT from the exons ATGACTATGATAAGTCTGGAGATGTTGGGCCGCGAGGCTCTACCTTTGGAAGGGATGTATCGGCGCGCTCATCAAGATGTCTTGACACCGCCGCACGATAGGCCAGAGTCTCAAAACGTCCGGCGGAACGGTAGCAACGGGGGGAACGTTGCGAACGTTGCCACTTTCGAGCCAGCTCCTCGCCACGAGATGCACCCTCTGGATCAACCGGCCGTGGACCTCGGTTTGCCGGCCAATCTTCCCGAAATCCTCTACT CTTCGATACCGAAATGCGGAGGATGTCAGGAAGCGATTTTAGACAAATATGTTCTGAGGGTTCTCGAGAGGTGTTGGCATGCGAGGTGTCTCACGTGCAGGGATTGCGGAGCAAGATTGACCGATAAATGTTTTGCAAGGAACGGCCACGTTTTCTGCAAGGATGACTTCTTCAA GTATGGCAGGCGTTTCGGGACGAAATGCGCGGGCTGCGGCCAAGGATTGGCACCGTCTCAAGTCGTGCGCAGGGCGCAAGAGTTGATCTATCATCTCACTTGTTTCTCGTGCGCCCTTTGCTCTCGACAGTTGGACACGGGGGACGAGTTCTATCTGATGGAGGATAGAAAGCTCGTTTGTAAACCCGATTACGAGCAGGCCAAGGCGAAAG AATTGGCAGACGGAGGGAGCATAGACGGCGACCAACCGAACAAAAGGCCGAGGACCACGATCACGGCGAAACAATTGGAGACGTTGAAATTGGCGTACAACACCAGCCCTAAACCAGCGAGACATGTGCGGGAACAACTCTCTCAGGACACAGGGCTGGACATGCGCGTCGTTCAAGTCTGGTTTCAAAATAG AAGAGCAAAAGAGAAGAGACTGAAAAAGGATGCCGGCAGAACGAGATGGTCTCAATATTTTCGAAGTATGAAAGGAACAGGGGCCGGTGGACATTCACCTAGGCACGATAAGCTTCTCGAAAAGGATGAACTCAAGGTCGATTTAGATTCCACTTTTGGTCACCATG ATTTGAGTAACGACAGTTACGGGACAGTGGTGAACATGGGATTAGACGGCGAAGGTGCGAGTCCAGGTGGGGGCGGAAATGGGGCAGGAGGGGGCCCTCCACGTGGTTATTTAGGCGCGACGACCCCCCCTTATCTCTCAACGTCCAGATCACCGTCCTTACCACCTCAATTTCCGTATCCACCGGACGCTGGCCTCTCGGTCTACACCACACTTG GAGGCGCGGGTGGGATGGTGCCAGGGCCGGCGTCGGATTTGAGCAACGAATCGAGCGGAGGCGGCGGAGGCGGCGGAGGTGGCGGTGGAGGTGGTTACCCGGACTTTCCACCCTCGCCCGATTCATGGCTCGGCGAACCACCACCTCCACACGCTCACCACCATTCCCACTACGGCACATAA